The Thermosynechococcus sp. genome has a segment encoding these proteins:
- a CDS encoding glycosyltransferase translates to MAITLCMIVRDEAARLPQCLASVAGVVDEAVIVDTGSQDETVAIARAWGARVYEIPWQDDFAAARNVALGYVTTEWVLVLDADETLTPAFAALLPQICQQPNWLVVTLLRQELGVIPPYTPVARLFRRHPAISFQRPYHETIDDSVLALQQREPHWQIGHVNGVAIVHSGYLGDQRQQKQERAERIMRRYLEQHPEDAYLWSKLAGVYLAAGALDQAEYCLAQGFKVNTLPPVVAYELCYQQGNLFAERGQWQEAIHVYETALRTSPPEAMPIATYLRLAEAQKQLKRWGEALATYDRVQRLDPTCPFAYQNQGALLLRLGQVSAGLDKLRQAIALLWDQHPAEAQRLTQELQAMGFSLASSECL, encoded by the coding sequence ATGGCCATTACCCTCTGCATGATTGTGCGGGATGAGGCGGCACGCTTACCCCAGTGCCTAGCCAGTGTTGCCGGCGTTGTTGATGAGGCCGTGATTGTGGATACGGGGTCTCAGGATGAAACGGTGGCGATCGCCCGCGCTTGGGGGGCACGGGTCTATGAAATTCCTTGGCAAGATGATTTTGCCGCTGCCCGCAATGTTGCCTTAGGGTATGTGACCACTGAGTGGGTCTTAGTGCTGGATGCCGATGAAACCCTCACCCCTGCCTTTGCGGCGCTCCTCCCCCAAATTTGCCAACAACCCAACTGGCTGGTGGTGACCTTGCTGCGGCAGGAACTGGGGGTCATTCCCCCCTATACGCCCGTAGCGCGTCTCTTTCGCCGTCATCCCGCCATCTCCTTTCAGCGCCCCTACCACGAAACCATTGATGACAGCGTTTTGGCGCTCCAACAGCGAGAACCCCATTGGCAAATTGGTCATGTCAATGGTGTTGCCATTGTCCACAGTGGCTATCTGGGCGATCAGCGGCAGCAAAAGCAGGAACGGGCGGAGCGCATCATGCGCCGCTACCTTGAGCAGCACCCCGAGGATGCCTACCTCTGGAGTAAATTGGCAGGTGTCTATTTAGCAGCCGGTGCTTTAGATCAAGCTGAGTACTGTCTGGCGCAGGGATTTAAAGTGAACACTCTGCCGCCGGTGGTTGCCTATGAACTGTGCTATCAGCAAGGCAATCTGTTTGCCGAACGCGGTCAGTGGCAGGAAGCCATCCACGTCTATGAAACGGCCCTTAGAACCTCTCCTCCTGAAGCCATGCCCATTGCAACCTATTTGCGGCTGGCGGAGGCACAAAAGCAACTGAAACGCTGGGGGGAGGCCCTGGCCACCTACGATCGCGTCCAAAGGCTAGATCCCACCTGTCCCTTTGCCTATCAAAATCAGGGAGCGCTATTGCTGCGGTTAGGACAGGTCAGTGCTGGCTTAGACAAACTGCGGCAAGCAATTGCCCTGCTATGGGATCAACATCCAGCAGAGGCCCAACGCCTGACCCAAGAACTCCAGGCCATGGGATTCTCCTTGGCAAGCTCGGAATGTTTGTAG
- the murB gene encoding UDP-N-acetylmuramate dehydrogenase codes for MTLSCLPQTQCPLQRQVSLAKFTTLNVGGCAEWFVEPRTIAELQAAYTWAQEEELPIMVLGAGSNLLVSDRGVPGLVISTKHLRYLTTDLETGQLTVGAGYPLPKLAHHTAKLGWRGLEWVVGIPGTVGGAVVMNAGAHGGCTAERLVSAVILEPDGTLAVVSARELGYGYRTSCLQDTQRLVLQATWQLEPGHDPAQVKADTQKHLSDRLRTQPYDFPNCGSVFRNPQEWTAGWLIEQTGLKGYQIGHAQVSEKHANFILNCGGATAMDVYHLIRYVQTAVADRWAVWLHPEVKLIGDFA; via the coding sequence ATGACCTTGTCCTGCTTGCCCCAAACCCAGTGCCCCCTACAACGTCAAGTCTCCCTGGCGAAGTTTACGACCCTGAATGTGGGGGGCTGTGCTGAATGGTTTGTGGAACCGCGTACGATTGCGGAACTGCAAGCGGCCTATACTTGGGCACAGGAGGAGGAACTGCCGATTATGGTTTTGGGGGCAGGGTCTAATCTGTTGGTGAGCGATCGCGGTGTGCCGGGGCTAGTGATCTCCACTAAGCATCTGCGCTATCTCACAACTGATCTAGAGACGGGACAACTGACGGTGGGTGCAGGCTATCCCTTGCCCAAGTTGGCTCACCATACCGCCAAACTCGGCTGGCGCGGTCTGGAGTGGGTTGTTGGCATCCCCGGCACCGTCGGAGGGGCAGTGGTGATGAATGCCGGTGCCCATGGCGGCTGTACCGCGGAGCGGCTGGTCTCAGCCGTGATTTTAGAACCCGATGGCACCTTGGCAGTGGTGTCGGCACGGGAGTTGGGCTATGGCTACCGCACTTCCTGCCTTCAGGATACGCAGCGCCTGGTACTGCAGGCCACATGGCAGTTGGAACCCGGCCATGATCCCGCCCAAGTGAAAGCAGATACCCAAAAACACCTGAGCGATCGCCTGCGGACACAGCCCTACGATTTCCCCAACTGTGGCAGTGTCTTCCGCAATCCCCAAGAGTGGACAGCAGGTTGGCTAATTGAGCAAACGGGCCTGAAGGGCTACCAGATTGGACATGCCCAAGTTTCCGAAAAACACGCCAACTTTATCCTTAACTGTGGTGGTGCAACAGCCATGGATGTCTATCATCTGATCCGCTATGTGCAAACGGCGGTGGCCGATCGCTGGGCGGTGTGGTTGCACCCGGAAGTAAAGCTGATTGGTGACTTTGCCTAG
- the murC gene encoding UDP-N-acetylmuramate--L-alanine ligase encodes MEFNGRPFHFIGIGGIGMSALAYILAKKGFRVSGSDLRPNRLTEQLAELGVRIFIGQSAANLEMYPFTPLPQVICSTAIRSDNPEYQAAQHLGCPIFHRSDVLAALMDRSQSIAVAGTHGKTTTSSMIAYLLLQAGLDPTIIVGGEVAAWQGNARVGQSPYLVAEADESDGSLRKFHPHIGVITNIELDHPDHYNSLEEVVATFQQFADQADIVIACADCPNIRDRLHHPRLLTYSLQRQAAADYCVDHIQYTSEGTTARVWERGTSLGILQLNVLGAHNLQNALAVIAVGRYLGIDFATIAAALLEFRGARRRFEERGQVNGIRFIDDYAHHPSEIMATLEAARLQVGTQAPWQRIVAVFQPHRYSRTQTFLEAFGQCFTTADHVIFTDIYSAGEPNPGTISGADVAACARQYHASVDYCPTLEAVQTRLAHLLQPGDLVIFLGAGNLNQLIPSVMADQEQLSVASLTEAIAL; translated from the coding sequence ATGGAGTTTAACGGACGTCCATTCCACTTCATTGGCATTGGCGGTATTGGGATGTCAGCCCTTGCCTACATTCTGGCCAAAAAGGGCTTTAGGGTGTCTGGATCCGATTTGCGTCCCAATCGTTTGACCGAGCAACTGGCTGAGTTAGGGGTGCGGATTTTTATTGGCCAGAGTGCTGCTAACCTTGAAATGTATCCTTTTACCCCACTGCCTCAGGTCATTTGCTCCACCGCCATTCGCAGCGATAACCCTGAATATCAAGCAGCTCAACACTTAGGCTGTCCAATCTTTCACCGTTCCGATGTACTGGCGGCGCTGATGGACCGCAGCCAAAGTATTGCCGTTGCCGGTACCCACGGTAAGACAACCACCAGCAGTATGATTGCCTATTTGCTGTTACAGGCCGGGCTGGATCCAACAATTATCGTCGGCGGTGAAGTGGCGGCATGGCAGGGCAACGCCCGCGTGGGTCAAAGTCCTTACCTTGTGGCTGAAGCTGATGAGTCTGATGGCTCCCTGCGCAAATTCCATCCCCATATTGGCGTCATTACCAATATTGAACTTGACCACCCCGATCACTACAATTCCCTGGAAGAGGTGGTGGCCACGTTTCAGCAGTTTGCTGATCAAGCAGACATTGTTATTGCTTGTGCCGATTGTCCGAATATCCGCGATCGCCTGCATCATCCGCGCTTGTTGACCTATAGCCTACAACGGCAAGCAGCGGCCGACTACTGTGTGGATCATATTCAATACACCTCTGAGGGAACGACGGCACGGGTTTGGGAGCGAGGCACCTCCCTTGGCATTTTGCAACTGAATGTTTTGGGTGCCCACAACCTGCAAAATGCCCTAGCGGTGATTGCAGTGGGGCGGTATCTCGGCATTGACTTTGCCACCATTGCGGCGGCCCTTTTAGAGTTTCGCGGTGCCCGCCGCCGCTTTGAAGAACGGGGACAGGTGAATGGAATTCGCTTCATTGATGACTATGCCCACCATCCCAGTGAAATTATGGCTACCCTAGAGGCAGCCCGCCTCCAAGTGGGCACTCAAGCCCCTTGGCAACGGATCGTGGCGGTGTTTCAACCCCACCGCTATAGCCGTACCCAAACCTTTCTCGAGGCCTTTGGCCAGTGCTTCACCACAGCGGATCACGTGATCTTCACGGATATTTATAGTGCCGGCGAACCCAATCCTGGCACAATTAGTGGTGCCGATGTTGCCGCCTGTGCCCGTCAGTATCATGCTTCAGTGGATTACTGCCCCACCCTTGAGGCGGTACAAACTCGCTTGGCGCATCTGCTGCAGCCGGGAGACTTGGTCATCTTCCTGGGGGCTGGCAACCTCAATCAACTGATTCCATCTGTCATGGCGGACCAGGAACAATTAAGTGTTGCTTCCCTCACTGAGGCGATCGCCCTATGA
- a CDS encoding Ycf66 family protein: MLTNLLAWSMAIASLGLYLLGFFLPELYRRFDLVASGAGLFFALTLWIYGDRIGGGLLLGTTAAVALILWLGGQTLSYRWQLTHPGDRTDTQKAQALWQKVQSLLPEGTFAKISEPLKGLVSRLGSGFRKQPDRPQPAVDTPPPPMDTGNIKADLWTASTPSTVAEQPTPATEEAAAVPADSAEGEPTVSPTADTPANHEGATEITAPAEAEPATVTAPEAAVARSEEPAPPEKGVEAPEATVTAAAPEEPASPETVVDAPEPTATPGAGAEPPLVSEAAPAAQPTETMPPAPQSRSSAAAPLGDIPENSDAEDEAMAEGITIENPEPIPPEDSDWPPPEARL; the protein is encoded by the coding sequence ATGCTGACGAATTTGCTAGCTTGGAGTATGGCGATCGCTAGTTTAGGCTTGTATCTGTTGGGCTTCTTCCTGCCGGAACTGTACCGTAGGTTTGATCTGGTGGCCAGTGGCGCGGGATTATTTTTTGCTTTGACCCTGTGGATCTATGGCGATCGCATTGGCGGTGGCTTGCTTTTGGGAACGACAGCCGCAGTGGCTTTAATTCTTTGGTTGGGCGGGCAAACCCTGAGCTATCGCTGGCAACTTACCCACCCCGGCGATCGCACCGATACCCAAAAAGCCCAAGCCCTCTGGCAAAAAGTCCAGTCTCTGCTGCCCGAAGGTACCTTTGCGAAAATTAGTGAGCCACTCAAAGGCCTGGTGAGTCGCTTGGGCAGTGGCTTCCGCAAGCAGCCCGATCGCCCCCAGCCTGCCGTGGATACCCCACCACCACCGATGGATACTGGCAACATCAAAGCAGATCTGTGGACAGCAAGCACCCCCAGTACCGTTGCTGAACAACCCACCCCAGCCACTGAGGAAGCGGCCGCAGTCCCAGCAGACTCTGCCGAAGGTGAACCAACGGTCAGCCCAACTGCAGACACACCGGCTAATCACGAAGGGGCTACCGAAATTACCGCTCCAGCAGAGGCAGAACCCGCAACGGTTACTGCTCCAGAAGCAGCGGTGGCCCGCTCGGAAGAGCCAGCCCCTCCTGAAAAAGGGGTTGAGGCTCCAGAGGCCACAGTGACCGCCGCAGCACCAGAAGAACCCGCATCTCCTGAAACAGTCGTTGATGCTCCAGAACCCACGGCAACCCCTGGGGCAGGGGCAGAACCACCTCTAGTCTCTGAAGCGGCTCCCGCTGCTCAACCCACAGAAACGATGCCTCCAGCGCCGCAATCGCGCAGCTCTGCCGCTGCTCCCCTAGGGGATATTCCTGAAAATAGTGATGCTGAGGACGAGGCCATGGCAGAGGGGATAACCATTGAAAATCCAGAACCTATTCCCCCTGAGGACAGTGACTGGCCCCCGCCCGAAGCCCGTCTGTAA
- a CDS encoding DUF2811 domain-containing protein, giving the protein MNAQATISILAEIPEELHETLKYYLERHPDWDQDRVFVAALSLFLLQNGECDRRTARVYLDSLFKRS; this is encoded by the coding sequence ATGAACGCTCAAGCCACGATTAGTATTCTTGCCGAGATTCCAGAGGAGCTACACGAAACCCTGAAATACTACCTCGAGCGGCATCCCGATTGGGATCAAGATCGCGTATTTGTGGCCGCACTGTCACTCTTTTTGCTGCAAAATGGAGAATGCGATCGCCGCACGGCACGGGTCTATCTCGACTCGTTGTTTAAGCGATCCTAA
- the hemG gene encoding protoporphyrinogen oxidase, producing the protein MSEVDVAIVGGGLSGLSVAWRLQQSAPQYSGVLLEASDRLGGNITTQAAEGFVWELGPNSFAPTPALLQLIAEVGLHSELIRGDRHLPRYIYWRGELYPLEPTRPLALATSNLLSPWGKVRAALGALGFVPPYLGSGDESVNSFFRRHLGQEVAERLVAPFVSGVYAGDPQQLSATAAFRRIAQLEKLGGGLMAGALRLRRQQPPKPRPPAEVQMRPGELGSFREGLAALPRAIAQQLKAPIHLQTPVEAITPEPSGGYLLRSGEQRWHARSVVLATPAYQTAELVAPFQPAIARVLAAIPYPTVACVVLAYPAGLGRSVRPGFGVLIPRGQGIRTLGTIWSSCLFPQRTPAGWQVFTSFIGGATDPDLASLKEEAIVQQVQQDLTHLLDLPAAKARLLGMKVWRRAIPQYIVGYPQQWQQVTHALSQTPGLFLCSNYAEGVALGDRVEHGNRTAAAVAAYLSGGQS; encoded by the coding sequence GTGAGTGAGGTAGATGTCGCAATTGTTGGGGGTGGTCTCAGTGGCCTGAGTGTTGCTTGGCGGTTGCAGCAGAGCGCCCCACAGTACAGTGGGGTTCTTTTAGAGGCCAGCGATCGCCTGGGGGGCAATATCACGACGCAGGCGGCGGAGGGCTTTGTCTGGGAACTGGGTCCCAATAGCTTTGCCCCGACCCCTGCCCTCCTACAACTGATTGCTGAGGTGGGCTTGCACTCAGAGCTAATTCGGGGCGATCGCCACCTACCGCGCTACATCTACTGGCGGGGGGAACTCTACCCCCTCGAACCCACCCGTCCCCTTGCCTTAGCCACCTCAAATTTACTCAGCCCTTGGGGAAAAGTGCGGGCAGCCCTTGGTGCCTTGGGGTTTGTGCCCCCCTATCTAGGCAGTGGGGATGAGTCAGTTAATTCATTTTTCCGTCGCCATTTGGGGCAAGAGGTGGCTGAGCGCCTAGTGGCCCCCTTTGTCTCTGGGGTTTACGCCGGTGATCCCCAACAATTAAGTGCCACGGCGGCTTTTCGTCGTATTGCCCAACTGGAAAAACTAGGGGGTGGCCTCATGGCCGGTGCCCTGCGCCTGCGGCGTCAACAACCTCCCAAACCAAGGCCGCCTGCAGAGGTGCAAATGCGACCAGGGGAACTGGGCTCCTTTAGGGAAGGCTTGGCTGCTCTGCCGCGGGCGATCGCCCAACAATTGAAGGCACCCATTCACCTGCAAACCCCCGTTGAAGCAATCACCCCAGAACCCAGTGGTGGCTATCTGCTGCGCAGTGGTGAGCAAAGGTGGCATGCCCGCAGTGTGGTCTTGGCCACGCCTGCCTATCAAACCGCAGAGTTGGTCGCTCCCTTTCAGCCAGCGATCGCCCGTGTTTTGGCTGCCATCCCCTATCCCACCGTGGCCTGTGTGGTCTTGGCCTACCCCGCGGGACTGGGACGCAGTGTCCGCCCCGGATTTGGCGTACTGATTCCCCGTGGTCAGGGCATCCGTACCCTTGGCACCATTTGGTCGTCCTGTCTTTTTCCCCAACGTACCCCCGCCGGTTGGCAAGTCTTTACAAGTTTTATTGGCGGTGCTACGGATCCTGATTTGGCTAGCCTAAAGGAAGAAGCCATTGTCCAGCAAGTGCAGCAGGATCTGACCCACCTCCTTGATTTACCCGCCGCCAAGGCACGATTACTCGGTATGAAAGTTTGGCGACGGGCGATTCCCCAATATATTGTGGGCTACCCTCAGCAGTGGCAGCAGGTGACCCATGCCCTCAGTCAAACCCCTGGGCTTTTCCTGTGTAGTAACTATGCTGAGGGTGTGGCCTTGGGCGATCGCGTCGAACATGGCAATCGAACCGCGGCTGCTGTTGCTGCCTACCTTTCAGGAGGCCAGTCCTAG
- a CDS encoding type II toxin-antitoxin system HicB family antitoxin — protein MSLSDYMNAALERAVYHFNAEDGLIYGEIPDLEGVKTNGKTVLECRERLSELLEDWIYFHVSRGIPVPVINGIDVPIREIF, from the coding sequence ATGTCGCTGTCGGACTATATGAATGCGGCTCTTGAGCGGGCGGTTTATCACTTCAATGCAGAGGATGGGCTGATTTACGGTGAAATTCCTGACCTTGAGGGGGTCAAGACCAATGGCAAGACCGTACTTGAATGCCGCGAGCGTCTTTCCGAACTCTTGGAGGATTGGATCTATTTCCATGTCTCGCGAGGGATTCCGGTACCAGTGATTAACGGCATTGACGTTCCCATACGCGAGATTTTCTGA
- the fba gene encoding class II fructose-bisphosphate aldolase (catalyzes the reversible aldol condensation of dihydroxyacetonephosphate and glyceraldehyde 3-phosphate in the Calvin cycle, glycolysis, and/or gluconeogenesis): MALVPMRLLLDHAAENGYGIPAFNVNNMEQIQAIMQAAHETDSPVILQASRGARKYAGENFLRHLILAAVETYPHIPIVMHQDHGNEPATCYSAIRNGFTSVMMDGSLEADAKTPASYEYNVAVTSEVVKVAHSIGVSVEGELGCLGSLETGKGEAEDGHGFEGALDHSMLLTDPDQAVDFVERTQVDALAVAIGTSHGAYKFSRKPTGEILAISRVEEIHRRLPNTHLVMHGSSSVPQELIDIINQYGGAIPETYGVPVEEIQKGIKSGVRKINIDTDNRLAITAAVREALALAPKEFDPRHFLKPSIKYMQKVCADRYQQFGTAGNASKIKQLSLDDYAAKYAKGELKQVTQKTVVV; encoded by the coding sequence ATGGCACTCGTACCCATGCGCTTGCTGCTGGATCACGCCGCCGAAAATGGTTACGGCATTCCCGCCTTCAACGTCAACAACATGGAGCAGATCCAAGCCATCATGCAGGCAGCTCACGAAACCGACAGTCCCGTGATTTTGCAAGCCTCGCGGGGTGCCCGTAAGTATGCCGGGGAAAACTTCCTGCGCCACCTGATTTTGGCTGCGGTGGAAACCTACCCCCACATTCCCATTGTGATGCACCAAGACCATGGTAACGAGCCTGCCACCTGCTACTCCGCCATTCGCAATGGCTTTACCAGTGTGATGATGGATGGCTCCCTCGAAGCCGACGCCAAAACCCCCGCTAGCTACGAGTACAATGTGGCTGTCACCAGTGAAGTGGTCAAAGTCGCGCACTCCATTGGTGTCTCTGTGGAAGGCGAGCTGGGCTGCCTTGGGTCCTTGGAAACCGGTAAAGGGGAAGCTGAAGATGGTCACGGATTTGAAGGTGCCCTCGATCACTCGATGCTCCTCACCGACCCCGATCAGGCTGTGGACTTTGTGGAGCGCACCCAAGTGGATGCCCTGGCGGTGGCCATTGGAACCAGCCATGGTGCCTACAAATTTAGCCGCAAACCCACCGGCGAAATCCTCGCCATCAGCCGCGTGGAAGAAATTCACCGCCGCTTGCCCAATACCCACTTGGTGATGCATGGCTCTAGCTCGGTGCCCCAAGAATTGATTGACATCATTAACCAGTACGGCGGTGCGATTCCCGAAACCTACGGGGTCCCCGTGGAAGAAATCCAAAAAGGCATCAAGAGCGGTGTGCGCAAAATCAACATTGACACCGATAATCGCCTAGCCATTACCGCTGCGGTACGCGAAGCGCTGGCTTTGGCACCCAAGGAATTTGACCCTCGTCACTTCCTCAAGCCATCTATTAAATACATGCAAAAAGTGTGTGCCGATCGCTATCAGCAATTTGGTACCGCTGGCAACGCTAGCAAAATCAAGCAACTCAGCCTCGATGACTATGCGGCCAAATACGCCAAGGGTGAACTGAAGCAAGTAACTCAGAAAACCGTGGTGGTTTAG
- a CDS encoding TldD/PmbA family protein, translating into MSAPNFTAILNQIDLPLDWLGLRYVEEIVTTRSARDGHPEMNQRSRQRGVMVEVLVDGQFAYTATPDLHPSAIHGAIQQAYRQAKTAAHWRVFNFTPAARGKGKGHYRSPQQQPFDYLSAAEVNHLLKDICHSLKVSDKIIQTRAFVQTVETTSQWFSSDGSQIEQQFYQVLTDMSATAQEAGVVQQRTDHGWLARCYQGGLEWLSADQLSDRARHIGEQAVELLSAQECPEITTTLVLAPDQMMLQIHESIGHPLELDRILGDERNYAGSSFIRLEDFGQRQYGSPLLNVTFDPTVSGELASYAFDDLGVPAKRLYLIKEGRLLRGLGSLESQQRTGVDGVANARACSWNRPPIDRMANLNIEPGTQSFDEIISNIEAGVYMESNRSWSIDDYRLKFQFGCEYAKLIENGRLTRTLRNPNYRGTTPEFWQSLIAVGDASTVGIFGTPFCGKGEPNQAIRVGHASPVCAFANIQVFGGG; encoded by the coding sequence ATGAGTGCACCGAACTTTACTGCTATTTTGAATCAGATTGATTTACCCCTCGATTGGCTAGGCCTACGTTACGTTGAGGAAATTGTCACCACTCGCAGTGCTCGGGATGGACATCCTGAAATGAACCAGCGATCGCGCCAACGGGGTGTCATGGTAGAGGTACTTGTCGATGGTCAATTTGCCTATACAGCAACCCCAGATTTGCACCCCAGCGCCATCCATGGGGCGATTCAGCAGGCCTATCGACAGGCGAAAACGGCCGCCCATTGGCGAGTCTTTAACTTTACACCAGCCGCCCGGGGCAAGGGTAAGGGGCACTACCGATCGCCCCAACAGCAACCCTTTGACTACCTTTCAGCGGCGGAGGTGAATCACCTACTCAAGGATATTTGCCATAGCCTCAAGGTGAGTGACAAGATTATACAAACCCGCGCCTTTGTCCAAACCGTAGAGACCACCAGCCAGTGGTTCAGCAGTGATGGCAGTCAAATTGAACAGCAATTTTATCAAGTGCTCACGGATATGAGTGCCACGGCTCAGGAGGCAGGGGTCGTGCAGCAACGGACAGATCACGGTTGGTTAGCCCGCTGCTATCAAGGCGGGCTAGAGTGGCTGAGTGCTGATCAGTTGAGCGATCGCGCCCGTCACATTGGCGAGCAGGCCGTTGAACTCCTCAGTGCCCAAGAGTGCCCAGAAATAACCACAACGCTGGTCCTTGCCCCTGACCAAATGATGCTGCAAATCCATGAGAGCATTGGCCACCCTCTGGAACTGGACCGCATCCTGGGGGATGAGCGTAACTACGCCGGCAGCAGCTTTATTCGCCTTGAGGACTTTGGGCAGCGGCAGTATGGTTCTCCCCTCTTGAATGTGACGTTTGATCCGACCGTTAGTGGTGAACTGGCCAGCTATGCCTTTGATGACTTGGGGGTGCCGGCTAAACGCCTCTATCTGATCAAGGAAGGACGCCTGCTGCGGGGTCTAGGGAGCCTTGAAAGTCAGCAGCGCACAGGGGTTGATGGTGTGGCCAATGCCCGTGCCTGTTCTTGGAATCGTCCCCCCATTGATCGTATGGCCAACTTGAATATCGAGCCGGGGACACAATCCTTTGATGAGATTATCAGCAACATCGAGGCAGGGGTGTACATGGAATCCAATCGCTCTTGGTCAATTGACGATTATCGCCTCAAATTTCAGTTTGGCTGTGAATATGCCAAGCTGATTGAAAATGGCCGCCTCACCCGCACACTACGCAATCCCAACTATCGCGGCACGACGCCAGAATTTTGGCAGAGTTTGATTGCTGTAGGCGATGCCTCCACCGTTGGCATCTTTGGTACACCCTTTTGTGGCAAGGGCGAACCCAACCAAGCGATTCGGGTTGGCCACGCTTCACCGGTTTGTGCCTTTGCCAATATCCAAGTGTTTGGAGGAGGTTGA
- a CDS encoding TMEM165/GDT1 family protein: MLTAFTAGLTLITISELGDKTFFIAMILATRHSKRWVFLGSWAALIVMTLLSVAVGKVFQLLPREFTFAATILLFTVFGLKMLIQGWRMGNSPCEDECEAAVETVEKAEANLSRWGSSPAWAAFVEAFSLTFMAEWGDRTQIATITLAAASHPLGVALGAIAGHGICAAIAVLGGGLIAGRISERTLTLGGGALFLLFAIVTALQGMPTLS; this comes from the coding sequence ATGCTAACGGCTTTTACTGCAGGGCTAACCCTAATCACAATTTCTGAGCTAGGAGACAAGACCTTCTTTATCGCCATGATTTTGGCAACTCGTCATAGCAAGCGGTGGGTCTTCCTAGGATCATGGGCGGCTCTAATTGTGATGACGCTGCTTTCAGTGGCCGTGGGCAAGGTCTTTCAACTTTTACCGCGAGAGTTCACCTTTGCCGCTACAATTTTGCTCTTCACCGTTTTCGGTCTCAAGATGCTGATTCAAGGCTGGCGGATGGGGAATAGTCCCTGTGAGGACGAGTGTGAAGCGGCAGTGGAAACAGTGGAAAAAGCGGAAGCCAATCTCAGCCGTTGGGGCAGTAGCCCTGCTTGGGCAGCATTTGTGGAAGCCTTTAGTTTGACCTTTATGGCCGAATGGGGCGATCGCACCCAAATTGCCACCATTACCCTTGCGGCTGCCAGTCATCCCCTAGGGGTTGCCCTCGGTGCCATTGCTGGCCACGGGATTTGTGCCGCGATCGCCGTCTTGGGTGGCGGCTTGATAGCTGGCCGCATCTCAGAACGGACACTGACCTTGGGGGGTGGTGCTTTATTTTTACTCTTCGCGATTGTCACCGCCTTACAAGGGATGCCCACGCTGTCTTAG
- a CDS encoding SpoIID/LytB domain-containing protein: MSWVLFQGTKRGHSPLLISFTMATIASGGLGVWFLRSLSPPPIALSEPLPLANAVKLERPLPRRILDGRDPLLATVPKKAPQPPVAASTHAKAMLPPVASPALQPVPPSQGPAPQVRVAIARDQPQLIVGTAVATAVTNDQQQVMTQLAPSQGVMVTARGGVLLWNGQPLAPSLWVRPHNQFTFVGDKWYRGVVRLIAQGNAITAVNQVDLEEYLVSVVGSEVYPDWPMETLKAQAIAARSYALAQMFQPASRFFDLGNDERWQVYRGIETEWPTTQAAVQATRGIVLTKSGRVIVSMYAATDDIVRDVFGGRGMSQTGAYELGKRGYNYLQILGTYYPGAGLSQIRTQ; this comes from the coding sequence ATGAGCTGGGTTCTGTTCCAAGGGACAAAACGGGGACACTCACCCTTGCTCATTTCCTTTACGATGGCCACGATCGCCAGTGGCGGTCTGGGAGTCTGGTTTTTGCGGAGCTTATCACCGCCACCTATTGCGCTGTCAGAACCCCTTCCTTTAGCGAATGCGGTTAAGCTCGAACGACCTCTACCGCGGCGAATTTTGGATGGCCGCGACCCCCTACTGGCGACTGTCCCCAAGAAAGCCCCCCAGCCACCCGTGGCTGCCTCTACCCACGCCAAGGCAATGTTGCCCCCAGTGGCCTCTCCTGCCCTGCAACCCGTGCCTCCGAGCCAAGGCCCTGCCCCTCAAGTGCGGGTGGCGATCGCCCGCGATCAACCGCAACTAATCGTTGGTACCGCAGTCGCCACTGCAGTGACGAATGATCAACAGCAAGTGATGACCCAGTTAGCCCCTTCTCAGGGAGTCATGGTGACCGCCCGTGGAGGTGTCCTGCTGTGGAATGGCCAGCCCCTTGCTCCCTCCCTGTGGGTCCGCCCCCATAACCAATTCACCTTTGTGGGCGATAAGTGGTATCGCGGTGTGGTGCGCCTCATTGCCCAGGGCAATGCCATCACAGCTGTCAATCAAGTGGACTTAGAAGAGTACTTGGTGAGTGTGGTCGGTTCAGAGGTGTATCCCGACTGGCCAATGGAGACCCTCAAAGCCCAGGCGATCGCCGCCCGTTCCTACGCCCTTGCTCAAATGTTCCAGCCCGCCAGCCGCTTTTTTGATCTAGGAAATGACGAACGCTGGCAGGTGTATCGCGGCATTGAAACCGAGTGGCCAACCACTCAAGCGGCAGTGCAAGCCACGCGGGGTATTGTCCTCACCAAAAGTGGCCGCGTTATAGTTTCAATGTATGCTGCCACTGACGACATTGTGCGGGACGTCTTTGGCGGGCGTGGCATGAGTCAGACCGGCGCCTATGAACTGGGTAAGCGCGGTTATAACTATTTGCAAATCTTAGGCACCTACTACCCGGGGGCCGGTTTGTCCCAAATTCGAACCCAATAA